Sequence from the Panthera tigris isolate Pti1 chromosome D3, P.tigris_Pti1_mat1.1, whole genome shotgun sequence genome:
TGAGAGGGCAAGTTTAAACTTCATGAGGGTGAGAACTTGTTCGCTGTCCATGGCTAAACCCCAGCACCTGTCACAGAATAGGCGCTTAGTGAACATTTGTTGACCaagtaaaaaatattcagaaattgtTACCCAGTAGTATTCCATGCGTGTTCTCTTTTCAGGTCATAAAGCagttaatgaaaaaagaatttactcTCGAGTTTTCACGCGATAGAAAATCAATGTCAGTTTATTGTACACCAAACAAACCAAGCCGGACATCGATGAGCAAAATGTTTGTGAAGGCAAGTACAGCAGATTGCAGTTGAGATGTTCTTTCCAGGATTAGGATCCTGGGTGAGCCCAGTAAGTACAGTTCCTGATCTAAATCTGTAACATTTCCAGGGCGCTCCCGAAGGTGTCATTGACAGGTGCACCCACATTCGGGTTGGAAGTACCAAAATCCCTATGACCCCTGGAGTCAAACAGAAGGTCATGTCTGTCATCAGGGAATGGGGTAGTGGCAGCGACACACTGCGGTGCCTGGCTCTGGCCACTCATGACAACCCactgagaagagaagaaatgaaccTTGAGGACTCTGCCAACTTTATCAAATATGAGGTTAGCTAACAAAATGCTCCTTCCCCCACACCCTGCACACTCATTGTGTTCAAACAGCGCTCCTTCAGTAAAAGGTCAAATGAGTCTTGCTTTTGCCAAGAAAGAGGtgtggttatttgtttttctgcagGCCAAATGCCCCACCATTCTAATTCAGCGTGCTGCTTCCAGCATGCCTAGTTAACAGTTTAATACAGGTCTGTTGCTTTTGAGGTAGGAAAGTCCAGACTTGAGCTAAAGAAACTTGTAAAAATGATTTTGCAACTCTTAAGTAaattaagatgttttaaaaatagggaatatttttttaaaacattcgtTAGTTACTGAAGGTCAAAATATCCAAGTTGAGAGATTGCTTCTACTCCTCTGCTTATAGTAGAACTCTTTAATTCTGGGTGTGTGACTTCCTGAAGCACTGACCGAGAGGAATTAGGAAGAACTGGTCCTCTGGGCCATAAGAGTGGCCAGTATCAAAATGCTCTTACTCCTTAGTatggttttttcttcctttcaggatATTATCATCCTGAAAGTTAAAGGATGATTTGGTTCAAGAAGGTAGTgatgttttttattcctttctggtTCATTGGAAGAAATACTATTCCTCATTGGATTTATATCTGTATGAATGTTAATCTTAGATAAGAGTCACAGCTACAGAATTTACCATAGGAAAATGGGGAGAGGCCTTTGCTCTTTATGTATAACTGGTCCTTGTTTTACATTAGGGGAGAAACTAGAACTTCCTGTTTTAACGTAAGATGATTCTTTTGCTGTAGACTAATCTGACTTTCGTTGGCTGTGTGGGCATGCTGGACCCTCCAAGAATTGAAGTGGCCTCTTCTGTGAAGCTTTGCCGGCAAGCAGGCATCCGGGTGATCATGATCACAGGGGACAACAAAGGCACTGCTGTGGCCATCTGTCGCCGCATTGGCATCTTCGGGCAGGACGAGGATGTGACGTCAAAGGCTTTTACAGGTCGGGAGTTTGATGAGCTCAGTCCTTCAGCCCAAAGAGATGCCTGCTTGAATGCCCGCTGTTTTGCTCGAGTTGAGCCTTCCCACAAGTCAAAAATTGTAGAGTTTCTTCAGTCTTTTGATGAGATTACAGCTATGGTGAGTACCTTTGGACTCATGCTACACAGATACAGCAAGTTGTAATTTTGACTGTTAAATTTTTAGTAACAGCTCCCAAATTCGGAATATCTTGATTTTTGTCATGATCAGAGCTGTTTCTCTAGGGTTCTGTTAACCAGTAGTTGGCATGCTATGTATTATTACCTTCAGGGAAGATTCTAGACTAGTTTACGATGTTGAAGTATGCCTTCTGAATCAGTCACAGGGAAATATATGTGGTGATATCTAGTCTTTGTCTTGGTTAAAGTATACATGTTCTCTCAAGTTTTCTAAAAATTGATTCAGGACTGAACTCCTCTGTTTTCTATTCCCAATCTTTGGATAACCCTACCTGAAATTAGATGTACTGTTGAAGCATTAAGAACTGCTTATTGGTGAGGCATTTCCGGGATTCTTCCCTTTGTGTGATTCTTCACCCAGACAAGTTCACGTTGTGGAGTGTTTGCTTTCTGTTGCTGGTCtgtgaaacttttttaaaaggtgttatttgaaagaatatattaacaggtgttcttccttctctcaaAGGGAACCACTTTTCTGAATTGAATGTTGGGTGTtcagtaaaagtttaaaaaaaaatgggagtgaTAGCTTTGTATCTGTAGACgatatttagtatttttctgaTCTTTGTAAATGGCATGTTCTAGTTTCCTAGAATAGTGCACCTATTGTACTTGAGATTTGTCTGTGTGATACATGTGCTTCATCTTTACTGCCACGTgggtggttttgtgttttgtttggtaaaaaaataatacagaagaatTTGAAGTCCCCTTTGTGCCACTTCCCTCCGAAGTCTCTTCGGTAAGCTCATTCACCAGTTGTATGTTTCCCAGGTGAAGTGCATTTTGTGACACCaatttgtaaaactgaaaattctCTAACTGTGCCCAGAAGCCCAAGGCTCCATTCATTGCCCTTGCTTCAGGACAGTGAAGCCTTTGTCGGGGTGCATGTGTGAGGTGATGGCAGGTGTGCAGAAACCAGTTCTCGCATTCCCTTTCAGACCGGGGATGGTGTGAATGATGCTCCCGCCCTGAAGAAATCGGAGATTGGCATTGCCATGGGCTCTGGCACGGCAGTGGCTAAAACCGCCTCTGAGATGGTCCTGGCTGACGACAACTTCTCCACCATTGTGGCTGCTGTCGAGGAGGGGCGGGCAATTTACAACAATATGAAGCAGTTTATCCGCTACCTCATCTCTTCGAATGTGGGGGAAGTTGTCTGGTGGGTCCCTGCGAAAGAGCACTTGTagtcttttttctaaaattggcTTGGGATGACCAGTTTTCCAGATTTGTTCATGTGGCAGCAGCTTTGGTCTTTGTGCAGGAGTCGGGAGGGAGGGCcaggtgagaggaaggaaggtagaGGTTCATTTGGCTCACTGGAGAGCTGTCTTTGGCTGTCTTGGGCGGTGAAGGATACCCTAGAACATAGAAATGAGTTTAACTATGGCCTTCTAACATTTTACTTTAACTCAAAATTAGGTATACTGAGTGTTTGATGATGGccaaaaaaagttatttcaagcAGTCATTGTTACTGTCCATTGATtttgggaggaggagagggtaCTAATGCTATTTAAATAGTGGCCAAAAATAATTTGgggtctttctctttctttgggtgGAAACAGTATTTTCCTGACTGCAGCCCTTGGATTTCCTGAGGCTTTAATTCCTGTCCAGCTGCTCTGGGTCAATCTGGTGACAGACGGCCTGCCTGCCACTGCACTGGGGTTTAACCCACCTGATCTGGACATCATGAACAAACCACCCCGGAACCCGAAGGAACCACTGATCAGCGGATGGCTCTTTTTCCGTTACCTAGCTATTGGCTGTGAGTACagttttttatattcttgatttaaaaaaaattttttttttaatgttacttatttttgaaagagcatgagcaggggaggggccaagagagagcgagacacagaatcccaagcaggctccaggctctcagctgccagcacagaggcccgacgcggggcttgaactcacaagctgtgagatcatgacctgagctgaagacggatgcttaactgagagccacacaggcgcccctatgttgTTGATGTTTAAACGTAATCTTCATAAGCCAAGGTTTTGTAAATTCATCCcttaacacacatttttttcttctatcccCATATTAGGGTAGCAAAAAAATGGAGTTCAGTAAACTGTATGTCCAGTTTACAGGAAAGTTAGTCCCTTGTTTTAGCATCCTTATCCCTTGGGCCTTTGTGAATGAGATTTTCAGATTTAATCTAAGGGCAAAGGGATATAGGGGTGAGTCAGGGTCAGGCCTTACATCCCGAAGCTATGAAACTAAGCCCTGCTCCCCCTGAGTAGAGAAGGGTGATGTGCATTGATCTGCAGAGGTTGGTAAACACACAGGAGCCTCGACCACAGGTCATGTTCCTCTACATACATTGTTTCTGTAGACTTCATGCTCTTGGCCCAGCTGCTGATTCTTGTCCCCCAACTTTAGAAAAGTGAGGCCTACAGAGTTTAAATAACTTCCCTGGGGTTCCATAGGaaggtgttttggttttgttttcataagtTCGCatgatttaaaattcaaaaaggaCACTGGCATAGCGTGAGAAGGTTCTCAGCCAGTCAGTTGCCCTCCAGCATTGGGTTTTTCATGTGCCCTCCCAGAAATAAGTCTAGCAAACAGatctatttcatgtatttattttcataagtgTTGGTGTGCTGTAAACACCTGTGTGCTGACCCCTGTCTCCGTGTACCTTTCCCTGTTTGCTGGGAGTTGCCACATCGGTGTGTGTAGAGCTGCCTTGTCCCCATGCACCAGCTCTCTCATTCCTGCCCATAGCTGCCGGGTTAGGGGGTGCGCCTGTGTCGTGGTGGGGGGTGCTGCTGCATCGGCACCATCTTCACGGTGTCCGGTCCCTTGTTCTCCACTACCCCGTTGCTTTGTAGTAAACTTGTTGAGTTCAGAACTGATaggttgggagggagggtggtCCCAGAATCAGCTCTGGGTTTTTGGCATGTTGCCTGTGTTCTGCACTAACTGCTCTGACAGCATTTCCACGTAAAGGTTCTGCAAGGCCTTTGATAGAGCAAATAAGCGTACACCTGGGAGCATCAGTTTCCCTAAAAGTCCTGGGTGCTGTGATCTGAGCCAACACAGCAAGGGCTTACATAGAGTATGTGTGTACCTGCCGCCAGTTACAGAAGGCATGGCTGTCGTCGAGGTCCCTGCCAGTTgcagtatttcctttttctcataaACTCTGGAAGAAAAGTTGCCTGGTTTTTCTGTACCAGACACCCCTCTCCTTGCAGAGACCCACCGTCTAGCTGCTTGGGCTGATGTGAGTGAGCAGTTGCTAGTGGCAGCAAAGCTCTCCAGTGCCATCGACAAACCAGGTCTCATCTCTGCGGGGGATTGGCCTGTGAGGCAGAGCCCGCAGTATAAGCTGTGGGCTGCAAACCCTGCCTGTGTCTGTTACCAGGTTACGTTGGCGCTGCTACTGTGGGTGCTGCCGCGTGGTGGTTCATTGCTGCCGACGGGGGTCCGAGGGTGTCCTTCTACCAACTGGTACGTATCCACCTTTCTTTCCTGTACCTTAGAGGCAAAGCATAAGATTGTCCTTGAGTTTTTGTGGTTTTGGTGCCTACCAAATCATCTTAATGCTTAATGCAATAATAAACAGTTGCATCTACGATTATTCTGAAGGACCAGGGCTTCTCTGGTGGATGGATTGAGATCTCCTGTGGGTCTGTGTTCTGAGATTTGCTGTGTCACTGGGGCATGGACCTTGGAAATGGACTTGGCTGATCAGGAACTTGATTGGGTGTTTGTTGCAGAGCCACTTCCTACAGTGTAAAGAAGACAACCCGGACTTTGAAGGAGTGGATTGTGCAATCTTTGAGTCCCCGTACCCGATGACAATGGCGCTGTCTGTTCTAGTAACCATAGAGATGTGTAACGCCCTCAACAGGTCAGTGAGTCCTCCACAGGCTGGGGCGAGAGCTCCCCCAGCCAGGCAGGGCCTAGGGGAACTGTGTGTCCTGCTTGATGGAGGATCTCAGGAAAGCTCCTCCCtcccagaaagaagagagaacaagcagCACCGGTTTTAAAAGCTTAAGTCGTCATCACCTCCAGGAAGTAGTGGGAGGGTTTAACCACACGTTCTTTATGAGACAGCAGAGGCCAAAAATAGGGACTTCAGAGCCCCTATACGCCAGTGCCCACAGGGAAGGTGCTTTTGCTCTTTAGCAGTGAGATAAATGGTATCATCCAATTAAGCCCATGACAAAAATGGAAATCCCAAAATAGCATTAAGCATCAAGGGCAATTGAGAGCATCTTGGAGTCCACTGAAATCATCTGTGCCGAAGGAAGCCTAGATTTAAAATTGGAAGTTTGTCCTACATTTGAgcattcttctttaattttgccACAGTAGAAACTTCACTCAAAAGAATTGGGTCAGTGGGCAATGCCAGGTTAGCCGCTATCCTATTAAAGCATAGCTCCGAATGGTCTTTGTCACTTGTAACAAAGGTGTTTGCCTTTTGGACAGGCATGTGTCATGTCCCTCTCCTTGTTCTGCAGCTTGTCTGAAAACCAGTCTCTGCTGAGGATGCCCCCTTGGGAGAACATCTGGCTCGTGGGCTCCATCTGCCTGTCCATGTCGCTCCATTTCCTCATCCTCTACGTGGAACCTTTGCCAGTAAGCGGTGGTGGGACCAGGACCGAGCTGGGGCCTAAGTGCCTGTCCTGCAAGTTTGGGAACTTGACAAAGCTTCTTTGTATTTCAGCTTATTTTCCAGATCACACCGCTGAACTTGACCCAGTGGCTGATGGTGCTGAAAATCTCCTTGCCTGTGATTCTAATGGATGAGACACTCAAGTTTGTGGCCCGCAACTACCTGGAACCTGGTAAAGAGTGTGTGCAGCCTGCCACCAAATCCTGCTCGTTCTCGGCATGCACCGATGGGATTTCCTGGCCATTTGTGCTGCTCATAATGCCCCTGGTGATCTGGGTCTATAGCACAGACACTAACTTTAGTGATATGTTCTGGTCTTGACTGACAGTTTTACATAAAGAAGATGTTTAActtaatcaattaatttttttattgtttaaagcaACTGTCTATTTCTGCTGAATTTTCACATGAACATACTGGCTGGTGAAGGAGATTTCATACTctagattttgttttgctttttctgacTCCAGTGGggcaagattttccttttttatacacATAATTAAAGTGTCCATTGACATGTACAGAGAACTAACActattttatgcaaatatttttttgtagatGAAAAAGCATGTACAGTGTTCTGTTTAATACTCATCcttgtataaaaaaaaatagttgagcCAGCAGACAT
This genomic interval carries:
- the ATP2A2 gene encoding sarcoplasmic/endoplasmic reticulum calcium ATPase 2 isoform X1, translated to MENAHTKTVEEVLGYFGVNESTGLSLEQVKKLKERWGSNELPAEEGKTLLELVIEQFEDLLVRILLLAACISFVLAWFEEGEETITAFVEPFVILLILVANAIVGVWQERNAENAIEALKEYEPEMGKVYRQDRKSVQRIKAKDIVPGDIVEIAVGDKVPADIRLTSIKSTTLRVDQSILTGESVSVIKHTDPVPDPRAVNQDKKNMLFSGTNIAAGKAMGVVVATGVNTEIGKIRDEMVATEQERTPLQQKLDEFGEQLSKVISLICIAVWIINIGHFNDPVHGGSWIRGAIYYFKIAVALAVAAIPEGLPAVITTCLALGTRRMAKKNAIVRSLPSVETLGCTSVICSDKTGTLTTNQMSVCRMFILDKVEGDTCSLNEFTITGSTYAPIGEVHKDDKPVKCHQYDGLVELATICALCNDSALDYNEAKGVYEKVGEATETALTCLVEKMNVFDTELKGLSKIERANACNSVIKQLMKKEFTLEFSRDRKSMSVYCTPNKPSRTSMSKMFVKGAPEGVIDRCTHIRVGSTKIPMTPGVKQKVMSVIREWGSGSDTLRCLALATHDNPLRREEMNLEDSANFIKYETNLTFVGCVGMLDPPRIEVASSVKLCRQAGIRVIMITGDNKGTAVAICRRIGIFGQDEDVTSKAFTGREFDELSPSAQRDACLNARCFARVEPSHKSKIVEFLQSFDEITAMTGDGVNDAPALKKSEIGIAMGSGTAVAKTASEMVLADDNFSTIVAAVEEGRAIYNNMKQFIRYLISSNVGEVVCIFLTAALGFPEALIPVQLLWVNLVTDGLPATALGFNPPDLDIMNKPPRNPKEPLISGWLFFRYLAIGCYVGAATVGAAAWWFIAADGGPRVSFYQLSHFLQCKEDNPDFEGVDCAIFESPYPMTMALSVLVTIEMCNALNSLSENQSLLRMPPWENIWLVGSICLSMSLHFLILYVEPLPLIFQITPLNLTQWLMVLKISLPVILMDETLKFVARNYLEPGKECVQPATKSCSFSACTDGISWPFVLLIMPLVIWVYSTDTNFSDMFWS
- the ATP2A2 gene encoding sarcoplasmic/endoplasmic reticulum calcium ATPase 2 isoform X2 gives rise to the protein MENAHTKTVEEVLGYFGVNESTGLSLEQVKKLKERWGSNELPAEEGKTLLELVIEQFEDLLVRILLLAACISFVLAWFEEGEETITAFVEPFVILLILVANAIVGVWQERNAENAIEALKEYEPEMGKVYRQDRKSVQRIKAKDIVPGDIVEIAVGDKVPADIRLTSIKSTTLRVDQSILTGESVSVIKHTDPVPDPRAVNQDKKNMLFSGTNIAAGKAMGVVVATGVNTEIGKIRDEMVATEQERTPLQQKLDEFGEQLSKVISLICIAVWIINIGHFNDPVHGGSWIRGAIYYFKIAVALAVAAIPEGLPAVITTCLALGTRRMAKKNAIVRSLPSVETLGCTSVICSDKTGTLTTNQMSVCRMFILDKVEGDTCSLNEFTITGSTYAPIGEVHKDDKPVKCHQYDGLVELATICALCNDSALDYNEAKGVYEKVGEATETALTCLVEKMNVFDTELKGLSKIERANACNSVIKQLMKKEFTLEFSRDRKSMSVYCTPNKPSRTSMSKMFVKGAPEGVIDRCTHIRVGSTKIPMTPGVKQKVMSVIREWGSGSDTLRCLALATHDNPLRREEMNLEDSANFIKYETNLTFVGCVGMLDPPRIEVASSVKLCRQAGIRVIMITGDNKGTAVAICRRIGIFGQDEDVTSKAFTGREFDELSPSAQRDACLNARCFARVEPSHKSKIVEFLQSFDEITAMTGDGVNDAPALKKSEIGIAMGSGTAVAKTASEMVLADDNFSTIVAAVEEGRAIYNNMKQFIRYLISSNVGEVVCIFLTAALGFPEALIPVQLLWVNLVTDGLPATALGFNPPDLDIMNKPPRNPKEPLISGWLFFRYLAIGCYVGAATVGAAAWWFIAADGGPRVSFYQLSHFLQCKEDNPDFEGVDCAIFESPYPMTMALSVLVTIEMCNALNSLSENQSLLRMPPWENIWLVGSICLSMSLHFLILYVEPLPLIFQITPLNLTQWLMVLKISLPVILMDETLKFVARNYLEPAILE